A window from Bufo bufo chromosome 1, aBufBuf1.1, whole genome shotgun sequence encodes these proteins:
- the C1H15orf40 gene encoding UPF0235 protein C15orf40 homolog isoform X2 produces MSGDVCSGPGACLQGKGQKKEAAQAAHPTGPVVLDRSGSVLISVHAKPGSKLNAVTDVTTEAVGVAIAAPPSEGEANAELCRYLSKVLEVKKSEVNLEKGGKSREKIVKISAATTPEIVLEKLKSEASKS; encoded by the exons ATGAGCGGTGATGTCTGTTCCGGTCCTGGGGCTTGTTTACAG GGAAAAGGACAGAAGAAGGAGGCGGCACAGGCTGCCCATCCTACAGGTCCTGTTGTACTGGACAGAAGTGGCAGTGTTTTAATATCTGTACATGCCAAACCAGGTTCTAAACTGAATGCTGTAACAG ATGTGACGACAGAGGCTGTTGGAGTTGCAATTGCAGCTCCTCCATCTGAAGGAGAAGCAAATGCTGAATTATGCCGCTATCTCTCCAAGGTCCTGGAGGTGAAGAAAAGTGAAGTTAATCTTGAAAAG GGTGGAAAAAGTCGGGAAAAAATAGTGAAGATTTCAGCAGCTACAACACCAGAAATTGTTTTGGAAAAACTAAAGAGTGAAGCATCCAAAAGCTGA
- the C1H15orf40 gene encoding UPF0235 protein C15orf40 homolog isoform X1, translating into MLLRVCRTALSVPSPPRAAAAPERVHTMPRKESREGKGQKKEAAQAAHPTGPVVLDRSGSVLISVHAKPGSKLNAVTDVTTEAVGVAIAAPPSEGEANAELCRYLSKVLEVKKSEVNLEKGGKSREKIVKISAATTPEIVLEKLKSEASKS; encoded by the exons ATGCTCCTCCGGGTGTGCCGAACAGCTCTCAGCGTCCCCTCCCCACCCCGGGCCGCTGCAGCTCCAGAGCGAGTTCACACCATGCCGCGGAAGGAGAGCAGagag GGAAAAGGACAGAAGAAGGAGGCGGCACAGGCTGCCCATCCTACAGGTCCTGTTGTACTGGACAGAAGTGGCAGTGTTTTAATATCTGTACATGCCAAACCAGGTTCTAAACTGAATGCTGTAACAG ATGTGACGACAGAGGCTGTTGGAGTTGCAATTGCAGCTCCTCCATCTGAAGGAGAAGCAAATGCTGAATTATGCCGCTATCTCTCCAAGGTCCTGGAGGTGAAGAAAAGTGAAGTTAATCTTGAAAAG GGTGGAAAAAGTCGGGAAAAAATAGTGAAGATTTCAGCAGCTACAACACCAGAAATTGTTTTGGAAAAACTAAAGAGTGAAGCATCCAAAAGCTGA